Proteins found in one Bordetella genomosp. 9 genomic segment:
- a CDS encoding ABC transporter ATP-binding protein, giving the protein MEKFVRVENVGQVFDTRKGPFIALRDINLTVAQGEFITLIGHSGCGKSTLLNLVAGLTRPTAGVLLCAEKEIAGPGPDRAVVFQNHSLLPWLSCFQNVHLAVERVFGRQESKARLAERTHAALELVGLAHAQGKLPREISGGMKQRVGIARALAIEPKVLLMDEPFGALDALTRAHLQDELLKIVAKTRTTTIMVTHDVDEAVLLSDRVVMLTNGPAATIGQIQEVALPRPRDRVALAEDPRYLACRAAVVDFLHRRYGHPAESRPHATGTAAQAAMPAIPAMAAAASPLESAQARSAA; this is encoded by the coding sequence ATGGAAAAATTCGTACGGGTCGAAAACGTCGGCCAGGTCTTCGATACGCGCAAAGGCCCGTTCATCGCCTTGCGCGACATCAACCTGACGGTCGCACAGGGCGAGTTCATCACGCTGATCGGCCACTCCGGCTGCGGCAAGTCGACGCTGCTGAACCTGGTGGCCGGCCTGACCCGTCCCACCGCCGGCGTGCTCTTGTGCGCGGAAAAAGAGATCGCCGGCCCCGGTCCGGACCGCGCCGTCGTGTTCCAGAACCACTCCCTGCTGCCATGGCTGAGCTGTTTCCAGAACGTCCACCTGGCGGTGGAAAGAGTCTTCGGCCGCCAGGAAAGCAAGGCGCGGCTGGCCGAACGCACGCATGCCGCGCTCGAACTGGTCGGGCTGGCGCACGCCCAGGGCAAGCTGCCGCGTGAAATTTCCGGCGGCATGAAGCAGCGCGTGGGCATTGCTCGCGCCCTGGCCATCGAGCCCAAGGTGCTGCTGATGGACGAGCCCTTCGGCGCGCTGGATGCGTTGACCCGCGCCCATCTCCAGGACGAACTGCTGAAGATCGTCGCCAAGACGCGCACCACGACCATCATGGTGACGCACGACGTCGACGAAGCCGTGCTGCTTTCCGACCGGGTGGTCATGCTGACCAACGGACCGGCGGCCACCATCGGCCAGATCCAGGAAGTCGCGCTGCCGCGCCCGCGTGACCGCGTCGCGCTGGCGGAAGACCCCCGCTACCTGGCCTGCCGCGCGGCGGTGGTGGACTTCCTGCATCGCCGCTACGGGCATCCCGCGGAATCGCGCCCGCATGCCACCGGCACGGCCGCGCAGGCCGCCATGCCCGCGATACCCGCCATGGCGGCCGCGGCGTCCCCGCTCGAATCGGCACAGGCGCGCAGCGCCGCCTGA
- the ntrB gene encoding nitrate ABC transporter permease, which translates to MDRSLPLTDTRPAWPWRDHVESVLRAVVGPVAGFAIFVLVWQTIALLVPAIPTPAKTWEAAVVLFAHPFYDNGPNDRGIGWNVLASLLRVAGGFGLAALVGIPLGFAIGRFKALNALASPIISLLRPVSPLAWLPLGLLLFKAANPAAIWTIFICSIWPMILNTAAGVQRVPQDYLNVARVLDLSEWKILTRVLLPAALPHVLTGVRLSIGTAWLVIVAAEMLTGGTGIGFWLWDEWNNLKVEHIVIAIFVIGIVGLTLDVLLMQLARRYTYEE; encoded by the coding sequence ATGGATCGATCGCTTCCCCTGACCGACACCCGCCCCGCCTGGCCGTGGCGCGATCATGTCGAGAGTGTCCTGCGAGCCGTCGTCGGACCCGTCGCCGGCTTCGCCATCTTCGTGCTGGTGTGGCAGACCATCGCCCTGCTGGTGCCGGCCATTCCGACGCCGGCCAAGACCTGGGAAGCGGCCGTCGTATTGTTCGCCCATCCTTTCTACGACAACGGTCCCAACGATCGCGGCATCGGCTGGAACGTGCTGGCGTCGCTGCTGCGCGTGGCCGGCGGCTTCGGGCTGGCGGCGCTGGTGGGCATCCCGCTGGGCTTCGCCATCGGCCGCTTCAAAGCCTTGAACGCCCTGGCCTCGCCCATCATCAGCCTGCTGCGTCCGGTGTCCCCGCTGGCCTGGCTGCCGCTGGGGCTGCTGCTGTTCAAGGCGGCCAATCCGGCGGCCATCTGGACCATCTTCATCTGTTCCATCTGGCCGATGATCCTCAACACCGCGGCCGGCGTGCAGCGCGTGCCGCAGGATTACCTGAACGTCGCGCGGGTGCTGGACCTGTCGGAATGGAAAATCCTGACGCGCGTGCTGCTGCCGGCCGCCCTGCCGCACGTATTGACGGGCGTACGCCTGTCCATCGGCACGGCCTGGCTGGTCATCGTCGCGGCCGAGATGCTGACCGGGGGCACCGGCATCGGCTTCTGGCTGTGGGATGAATGGAACAACCTCAAGGTCGAGCACATCGTCATCGCAATTTTCGTGATCGGCATCGTCGGCCTGACGCTGGACGTGTTGCTGATGCAGCTGGCCCGGCGCTACACCTACGAGGAATAA
- a CDS encoding CmpA/NrtA family ABC transporter substrate-binding protein, which produces MKLKTSPQPPTFAAPPANFQRRRLMGWATRTLAGASILGVVDPRVRAGAWAAGTDAPEKTEVKIGFIPLTDCASVVMASVLGLDQKHGVKFVLSKEASWAGVRDKLINGELDVAHVLYGLVYGVHLGIGGPRKEMAVLMGLNQNGQAISLSQQLKDAGVTDGASLARIMAEKKREYTFAQTFPTGTHAMWLYYWMAANGINPMRDAKVITVPPPQMVANMRIGNMDGFCVGEPWNARAILDKVGFTAVTTQEIWQDHPEKVLGGSAEFVSRYPNTARAVTAAVLEAGKWIDASPENRRKTAETIAAKSYVNTDAAVIVDRMLGRYDNGLGKTWDDKHAMRFYGDGAVNFPYLSDGMWFLTQHKRWGLLKDHPDYLAVARQINRIDVYKQAATAAGVSLPAQEMRSSTLIDGIVWDGSNPAAYADAFKIKT; this is translated from the coding sequence ATGAAGCTAAAGACCTCTCCGCAGCCTCCGACCTTCGCGGCGCCGCCCGCCAATTTCCAGCGCCGGCGCCTGATGGGTTGGGCCACCCGCACCCTGGCGGGCGCCAGCATCCTCGGCGTGGTCGATCCCCGCGTGCGGGCCGGCGCCTGGGCCGCGGGCACGGATGCGCCGGAGAAGACCGAAGTCAAGATCGGCTTCATCCCGCTGACGGATTGTGCGTCCGTCGTCATGGCGTCGGTGCTGGGCCTGGATCAAAAGCACGGCGTGAAATTCGTGCTGTCCAAGGAAGCCTCCTGGGCCGGCGTGCGCGACAAGCTGATCAACGGTGAACTGGACGTCGCGCACGTCCTGTACGGGCTGGTGTACGGCGTACACCTGGGCATAGGCGGGCCCAGGAAAGAGATGGCGGTGCTGATGGGGCTCAACCAGAACGGCCAGGCCATCTCGCTGTCGCAGCAGCTGAAGGACGCCGGCGTGACCGACGGCGCATCGCTGGCGCGCATCATGGCGGAAAAGAAGCGCGAATACACCTTCGCGCAGACCTTTCCCACCGGCACGCACGCCATGTGGCTGTACTACTGGATGGCCGCCAACGGCATCAATCCCATGCGCGACGCCAAGGTCATCACCGTGCCGCCGCCCCAGATGGTGGCCAATATGCGCATCGGCAACATGGACGGGTTTTGCGTGGGCGAACCCTGGAACGCGCGCGCCATCCTGGACAAGGTCGGCTTCACGGCCGTCACGACGCAGGAGATCTGGCAGGACCATCCGGAAAAAGTGCTGGGAGGCTCCGCTGAGTTCGTCTCCCGCTATCCCAACACCGCGCGCGCGGTGACCGCCGCCGTCCTGGAGGCTGGCAAGTGGATCGACGCCTCCCCCGAAAACCGCCGCAAGACGGCGGAAACGATCGCCGCCAAATCCTATGTGAACACCGACGCGGCGGTGATCGTCGACCGCATGCTGGGCCGCTATGACAACGGCCTGGGCAAGACCTGGGACGACAAGCACGCGATGCGTTTTTATGGCGACGGCGCCGTCAACTTCCCCTACCTGAGCGACGGCATGTGGTTCCTGACCCAGCACAAGCGCTGGGGCCTGTTGAAGGACCATCCCGATTACCTGGCCGTCGCCCGGCAGATCAACCGCATCGACGTCTACAAGCAGGCCGCCACGGCCGCGGGGGTCTCGCTGCCCGCGCAGGAGATGCGGTCTTCCACGCTGATCGACGGGATCGTGTGGGACGGCAGCAACCCGGCCGCGTATGCGGACGCCTTCAAGATCAAGACCTGA
- a CDS encoding ANTAR domain-containing response regulator, which yields MLRVMLIKDGEGRVAELRNTLEQGGVRIVAEVLPDADLSAAVARHAPDVVLIDADAPSRDTLEGVCVASAHSDRPVVMFTESNDRQTMRAALQAGVAAYVVGEVPASRIRSLLDVAIERYAVDRARREELTEAKLRLAERQAVEKAKGLLMSLRGVSEEEAYRMLREHAMKSQKRIGEVAQAMVDAAGWIKS from the coding sequence ATGCTCAGGGTAATGTTGATCAAGGATGGCGAAGGGCGCGTGGCCGAGTTGCGGAACACCCTGGAGCAGGGCGGCGTCCGGATCGTGGCCGAAGTGCTGCCGGACGCCGACCTGTCCGCCGCCGTCGCACGCCATGCGCCGGACGTCGTGCTGATCGACGCCGACGCGCCTTCACGCGATACGCTGGAGGGCGTTTGCGTCGCCAGCGCCCACAGCGACCGCCCGGTCGTCATGTTCACCGAAAGCAACGATCGCCAGACCATGCGGGCGGCGCTGCAGGCCGGGGTTGCCGCCTATGTCGTGGGCGAGGTGCCCGCATCGCGCATCCGCAGCCTGCTGGACGTCGCCATCGAACGTTATGCCGTGGATCGTGCACGCCGCGAGGAACTGACCGAAGCCAAGCTGCGGCTGGCCGAGCGCCAGGCCGTGGAAAAGGCCAAGGGACTGTTGATGTCCCTGCGCGGGGTGTCGGAAGAAGAGGCCTATCGCATGCTGCGCGAACACGCCATGAAGAGCCAGAAGCGTATCGGCGAAGTCGCGCAGGCCATGGTGGACGCGGCGGGCTGGATCAAAAGCTGA
- a CDS encoding phospholipase D-like domain-containing protein, with amino-acid sequence MRELHQILLTYWPHIVFTVSLVAGAGAAIHAAMTKNDVRAAIGWVGVTLFSPLFGAAAYFVAGVNRIRITRVSQQRDEAMVAYAREPSAVELDVVPLSAPQFASLKRLADKVSHFQLVGGNSVRMLDGGDEAYPAMIQAIRQARYTVALQSYIFDNDPIGREFAQALIEAQARGVQVRVLIDAVGAHYSRPPIIRMLKKGGVPTARFMTNPLGFLRMPYANLRSHRKILVVDSRVGFSGGMNIRAAFVSALSREETNRDTHFRVEGPLVIQLLSVFAHDWDFTTGESLAGSLWFNYAANAADPTPGSAAVRCVPSGPDRSLGSTHNMLLGALAVAQRHVRIQSPYFLPDQTLIGALATAARRGVRVDIVIPGRNNLRLVDYAMTAQLDQVIRCGCRVWRTTGMFDHSKLMTVDDAWSYAGSSNLDPRSLRLNFELDTEIYDREVAVEIGKRIDATIASSKAQTLELLDSAPFLVRLRNKVIWLATPYL; translated from the coding sequence ATGCGCGAACTGCATCAGATCCTTCTCACCTATTGGCCGCATATCGTTTTCACGGTCAGCCTGGTCGCCGGCGCCGGCGCGGCGATACATGCCGCCATGACCAAGAACGACGTGCGCGCGGCCATCGGCTGGGTCGGCGTCACGCTGTTTTCGCCGCTGTTCGGCGCGGCGGCCTATTTCGTGGCGGGCGTCAACCGCATACGCATCACGCGCGTTTCGCAGCAGCGCGACGAGGCCATGGTGGCCTACGCGCGCGAGCCTTCGGCGGTGGAACTGGACGTCGTGCCGTTGTCCGCGCCGCAGTTCGCCTCATTGAAACGGCTGGCCGACAAGGTCAGCCACTTCCAGCTGGTGGGCGGCAATTCGGTGCGGATGCTGGACGGCGGCGATGAAGCCTATCCGGCCATGATCCAGGCCATCCGCCAGGCCCGCTATACCGTGGCGCTGCAAAGCTATATCTTCGACAACGATCCCATCGGCCGCGAATTCGCGCAGGCCCTGATCGAGGCGCAGGCGCGCGGCGTACAGGTCCGCGTCCTGATCGATGCCGTGGGCGCGCATTATTCGCGTCCGCCCATCATCCGGATGCTGAAGAAAGGCGGCGTGCCGACGGCGCGCTTCATGACCAATCCGCTGGGTTTCCTGCGCATGCCGTACGCCAATCTGCGCAGCCACCGCAAGATCCTGGTCGTGGACAGCCGCGTCGGCTTTTCCGGCGGCATGAACATCCGCGCCGCGTTCGTCAGCGCCCTGTCCCGCGAGGAGACCAACCGCGACACGCATTTTCGCGTCGAAGGCCCGCTGGTGATCCAGCTGCTATCGGTCTTCGCCCACGACTGGGATTTCACGACGGGCGAATCCCTGGCGGGCAGCCTGTGGTTCAACTACGCGGCCAATGCCGCCGACCCGACGCCGGGCAGCGCCGCGGTGCGTTGCGTGCCGTCCGGGCCCGACCGCTCGCTCGGCAGCACCCATAACATGCTGCTGGGTGCGCTGGCGGTGGCGCAGCGGCACGTACGCATCCAGTCGCCCTACTTCCTGCCGGACCAGACGCTGATCGGCGCGCTGGCCACGGCGGCGCGGCGTGGCGTACGCGTGGATATCGTCATTCCCGGCAGGAACAACCTGCGGCTGGTGGACTACGCCATGACGGCACAGCTGGACCAGGTCATCCGCTGCGGCTGCCGGGTATGGCGCACGACCGGCATGTTCGATCATTCCAAGCTCATGACGGTCGATGATGCCTGGTCGTACGCGGGATCGTCCAACCTGGACCCGCGCAGCCTGCGGCTGAATTTCGAGCTGGACACGGAAATCTACGACCGCGAGGTCGCCGTGGAAATCGGCAAGCGGATCGACGCGACCATTGCCTCGTCCAAGGCGCAGACGCTGGAGCTGTTGGATTCGGCGCCCTTCCTGGTCCGGCTGCGCAACAAGGTGATCTGGCTGGCGACGCCGTATCTTTGA
- a CDS encoding antitoxin VbhA family protein — translation MLTAKQIAQRQHDARNALASQRLEGLEPDTEVLEAMQRYITGEIELSDVLKDFVGRVARGEVHG, via the coding sequence ATGCTTACTGCAAAGCAGATTGCTCAGCGGCAGCACGATGCGCGCAACGCGCTGGCCAGCCAACGTCTGGAAGGCCTGGAGCCCGATACTGAAGTGCTCGAAGCGATGCAACGGTATATCACCGGGGAAATCGAGCTGAGCGATGTTCTGAAGGACTTCGTTGGGCGAGTGGCTCGTGGCGAAGTACACGGCTAA
- a CDS encoding Fic/DOC family protein, with protein sequence MEGYAPQITQPLARDRYLRGLNVEEFSRKAGHYLGELNVLHPFRDGNGRAIREFFRQLASEAGYAIQWYGVDRRQWVQASILAYEGDSRPMASLIRENLIDLDQEHAVDLAKSIAGADARIAHAIPGNAYEGTVLGATERYVVQQFQSEGLDVVLHVRDPLVNAEQLVPGRSCEIRYPHGNVGLVRAIAQDTDHDIQQDHPRDLTRSTRLER encoded by the coding sequence ATCGAAGGCTATGCGCCGCAGATCACACAGCCGCTTGCGCGTGACCGGTACCTGCGTGGTTTGAACGTCGAAGAATTCAGTCGAAAAGCAGGCCACTATCTGGGCGAGCTGAACGTGCTGCATCCATTTCGCGATGGGAACGGCCGCGCCATCCGTGAGTTCTTTCGGCAACTGGCCAGCGAGGCGGGTTATGCGATCCAGTGGTATGGCGTCGATCGTCGGCAATGGGTCCAAGCATCAATCCTGGCCTATGAGGGCGATTCGCGTCCGATGGCATCCCTGATTCGCGAGAACCTGATTGATCTCGACCAGGAGCACGCGGTTGACTTGGCCAAATCCATTGCGGGCGCCGACGCCCGCATCGCACATGCTATCCCGGGGAACGCGTATGAGGGAACGGTCCTCGGTGCGACCGAACGCTATGTCGTACAGCAGTTTCAAAGTGAGGGCCTGGACGTCGTTCTGCATGTGCGCGATCCGTTGGTGAATGCAGAGCAGCTCGTTCCAGGTCGCTCGTGCGAAATCCGATATCCGCATGGAAACGTTGGCCTGGTGCGCGCGATAGCGCAAGACACCGATCATGATATCCAGCAGGATCACCCGCGCGACCTGACGCGAAGCACGCGATTGGAGCGCTAG
- a CDS encoding VOC family protein, whose product MNDQISTVLRTEHTGLTVASIDGVLDFWTEVLGFKLVYRKELGGGHAMEQVVGVPGAYLRNALLEGPDGYRIELLEYDSPEDRLILKQRPCDVGSAHLTFAVTDLRAMLNRMRPYGWTASGEPQTAPSGTILVYTRGPDGHTIELMQHPE is encoded by the coding sequence ATGAACGACCAAATCTCTACCGTATTACGCACCGAGCATACTGGGCTGACAGTCGCGTCGATAGATGGTGTACTTGATTTCTGGACTGAAGTTCTCGGCTTTAAACTCGTTTACCGCAAAGAACTTGGCGGTGGGCACGCGATGGAACAAGTAGTCGGTGTGCCGGGGGCTTATTTGAGAAATGCTCTCCTAGAGGGCCCCGATGGATACAGAATTGAGCTGCTCGAGTACGACTCACCAGAAGACCGCTTGATTTTGAAGCAACGTCCATGTGATGTTGGCTCGGCTCATTTGACGTTTGCTGTGACCGATCTGCGCGCAATGCTAAATCGCATGCGCCCCTACGGTTGGACTGCTTCCGGCGAACCGCAAACCGCGCCTAGCGGAACAATCTTAGTCTATACCCGAGGACCTGACGGACACACTATTGAACTTATGCAGCATCCTGAGTGA
- a CDS encoding AAA family ATPase — protein sequence MSRVHLIEGPVGAGKSTFGAALAASSNGVHIPLDEWFATLFSPDRPGGDFVPWYIERKERLLGLIWNHSRRVLASGRDVVLELGLIQQQPRIQFCRMITNEGFPPHLHVLDAPLEIRRARVRRRNEERGPTFSMVVPDHVFEMASKLWESPDELECEEFEISFDTEGANASFDV from the coding sequence ATGTCTCGAGTTCATTTGATCGAGGGCCCGGTAGGGGCTGGAAAATCCACCTTCGGCGCGGCTCTGGCTGCAAGCAGCAACGGCGTGCACATCCCGCTCGACGAGTGGTTTGCGACGCTGTTCAGCCCAGACCGCCCGGGCGGCGATTTTGTGCCTTGGTATATTGAGCGAAAAGAACGGTTGCTGGGTCTAATATGGAACCACAGCCGCAGAGTACTGGCGTCGGGTCGAGACGTTGTGCTCGAACTTGGCCTGATCCAGCAGCAACCAAGAATCCAGTTCTGTCGAATGATCACGAACGAAGGATTTCCGCCTCACCTCCATGTCCTCGACGCACCCTTGGAAATCCGTCGTGCGCGTGTTCGACGCAGGAATGAAGAGCGAGGTCCCACGTTTTCCATGGTCGTACCGGATCATGTCTTCGAGATGGCGAGCAAGCTTTGGGAGTCGCCCGACGAACTCGAATGCGAAGAGTTCGAGATTAGCTTCGACACGGAGGGGGCGAACGCGTCGTTTGACGTCTGA
- a CDS encoding esterase: MPKLARSIAVLAAMFACVAMQAAHAQSVDVKQPLTIASQGSFFVGGREVKSETLSTLPQVDPTGTVTVEQMYVQYQVPVDAKPVQVVFIHGCCLTGASWETTPDGRMGWSEYFVRKGYPTYVIDQAARGRSAMNAAAIYGVKTGKLQPDTLPVGFQAGREVAWPLFRFGPRYPESYAGSQYPVEAQEALWKQMVPDWAYSMSTPNPTVPALNLLAQRLGRAVLVSHSQSGIYPFQAAVRGRAGIAAIVSIEPAACPAADSDLTPYAGIPIMVLFGDYVAQSAVWAPRLAACEAFAQAVNKAGGKAKVLQLPQAGMHGNTHMLMQDRNNLLVADLLSDWIDNSVGR, from the coding sequence ATGCCCAAGCTTGCCCGTTCGATCGCGGTACTGGCCGCCATGTTCGCGTGCGTCGCCATGCAGGCCGCGCATGCGCAGAGCGTCGACGTCAAACAGCCCTTGACCATCGCCAGCCAGGGGAGTTTCTTCGTCGGCGGCCGGGAGGTGAAGTCCGAGACCTTGTCCACGCTGCCGCAGGTGGACCCGACGGGAACGGTGACGGTGGAGCAGATGTATGTGCAATACCAGGTGCCGGTCGACGCCAAGCCCGTGCAGGTGGTGTTCATCCACGGCTGCTGCCTGACGGGCGCCTCATGGGAGACGACGCCGGACGGCCGCATGGGGTGGTCGGAGTACTTCGTGCGCAAGGGCTATCCGACCTACGTCATCGACCAGGCGGCAAGAGGCCGTTCGGCGATGAACGCGGCGGCGATCTACGGCGTCAAGACCGGCAAGCTGCAGCCGGATACGCTGCCGGTCGGTTTCCAGGCAGGGCGCGAGGTCGCCTGGCCGTTGTTCCGCTTCGGCCCGCGCTATCCCGAATCCTATGCGGGCTCGCAATATCCGGTCGAGGCCCAGGAGGCGCTGTGGAAGCAGATGGTGCCGGACTGGGCCTATTCGATGTCCACGCCCAACCCGACGGTGCCCGCCTTGAACCTCCTGGCCCAGCGGCTTGGACGCGCGGTGCTGGTCAGCCATTCGCAATCCGGGATCTATCCCTTCCAGGCAGCGGTGCGCGGCCGCGCGGGCATTGCGGCCATCGTGTCGATCGAGCCCGCCGCATGTCCGGCGGCCGACAGCGACCTGACGCCTTATGCCGGCATACCCATCATGGTCCTGTTCGGCGATTACGTCGCGCAGTCCGCGGTGTGGGCGCCGCGGCTCGCGGCATGCGAGGCGTTTGCGCAGGCCGTGAATAAGGCCGGCGGGAAGGCCAAGGTCCTGCAATTGCCGCAGGCAGGCATGCACGGCAACACGCACATGCTGATGCAGGACCGCAATAATCTGCTCGTCGCCGACCTGCTGTCGGATTGGATCGATAACAGCGTGGGTCGATGA
- a CDS encoding GntR family transcriptional regulator: MTRSSESVLAPADAREARGQATGLDDEAGSPRYKSIYQQLARDIGSGRYPVMTLLPTEHELCEQFGASRHTIREAIRMLTVAGMVSRRPGVGTRVETAHASTRFTQRISQFPDLLQYARNAALLVRDVRTIKLGKRLAEDLGAEPGQSWLHINSVKTLDDQDTPVACTVIYANPAHADLRADIRPRISLLRLIEDHFGNRIHEVNQEFSATPIAAPIARQLQVEPQTAGFVITRRYYGGGGVLLLATITTFPHDKMKYSMSLNVA; this comes from the coding sequence ATGACCCGATCCTCCGAAAGCGTGCTCGCGCCCGCCGACGCGCGCGAGGCACGCGGCCAGGCCACGGGGCTGGATGACGAGGCTGGCAGCCCACGCTACAAAAGTATTTACCAGCAGCTGGCGCGCGACATCGGCAGCGGCCGCTATCCGGTCATGACGCTGCTGCCCACCGAACATGAACTGTGCGAGCAATTCGGCGCCAGCCGTCACACCATCCGCGAGGCCATCCGCATGTTGACGGTGGCGGGAATGGTGTCGCGCCGCCCGGGCGTGGGCACGCGGGTGGAAACCGCCCACGCCAGCACCCGGTTCACGCAGCGCATCTCGCAGTTCCCCGACCTGCTGCAATACGCGCGCAACGCCGCGCTGCTGGTGCGGGACGTGCGCACGATCAAGCTCGGCAAGCGGCTGGCCGAGGACCTGGGCGCCGAGCCCGGGCAATCATGGCTGCACATCAACTCGGTCAAGACGCTGGACGACCAGGACACGCCGGTGGCGTGCACGGTGATCTACGCCAATCCGGCGCATGCCGACCTGCGCGCCGACATCCGGCCGCGGATTTCGCTGCTCCGCTTGATCGAAGACCACTTCGGCAACCGTATCCACGAAGTGAACCAGGAGTTCTCGGCCACGCCCATCGCCGCGCCCATCGCGCGGCAATTGCAGGTGGAGCCGCAGACGGCGGGCTTCGTGATCACGCGGCGCTATTACGGCGGCGGCGGCGTGCTGCTGCTGGCCACCATCACGACCTTTCCGCACGACAAGATGAAGTACTCGATGTCGCTGAACGTGGCGTAG
- a CDS encoding ABC transporter substrate-binding protein, whose product MGKVLAVLTAATVAIGMCATAQAQQKLVVAGYGGSFEDIMRSDIFPPFAKQHGVELEYVAGNSTNTVARLQAQKSNQQIDVAIIDDGPMYQAIALGFCAPIKGLPVDDLYGTARYKDDKAVAIGIVATGIMYNKKVFDERKWAAPTSWKDLKDPKYKKQLVVPPLNNTYGLHALVEYAREGGGGEKKIDPGFKTFKDEIGPNVLVYEPSPGKMTELFSSGQATIAVWGSGRVKAFADSGFPVGFVYPREGAYALLSSVCPVAKANANPLAQAFVNYLVSPKVQEQLANAYGYGPVNKQAKVVDDPRVPLPIGKRAADLIVIDWDTVNQNRDDWNKRWTREIER is encoded by the coding sequence ATGGGCAAGGTACTCGCAGTCCTGACGGCGGCCACGGTGGCCATCGGTATGTGCGCCACCGCGCAGGCGCAGCAGAAACTGGTGGTCGCCGGCTACGGCGGTTCGTTCGAAGACATCATGCGCTCCGACATCTTCCCGCCCTTCGCCAAGCAGCACGGCGTCGAGCTGGAATACGTGGCCGGCAACTCCACCAACACGGTGGCGCGCCTGCAGGCGCAGAAAAGCAACCAGCAGATCGACGTCGCCATCATCGACGACGGCCCCATGTACCAGGCCATCGCGCTGGGCTTCTGCGCGCCGATCAAGGGCCTGCCGGTCGATGACCTCTACGGCACCGCGCGCTACAAGGACGACAAGGCCGTGGCCATCGGCATCGTCGCCACCGGCATCATGTACAACAAGAAGGTCTTCGATGAGCGCAAGTGGGCCGCGCCCACCTCCTGGAAGGACCTGAAGGATCCCAAGTACAAGAAGCAGCTGGTGGTGCCCCCGCTGAACAACACCTACGGCCTGCACGCCCTGGTGGAATACGCCCGCGAAGGCGGCGGCGGCGAGAAGAAGATCGATCCCGGCTTCAAGACCTTCAAGGACGAAATCGGTCCCAACGTGCTGGTGTACGAGCCTTCGCCCGGCAAGATGACCGAGCTGTTCTCCAGTGGCCAGGCAACCATCGCGGTATGGGGCAGCGGCCGCGTCAAGGCCTTCGCCGATTCCGGCTTCCCGGTGGGCTTCGTCTATCCCCGGGAAGGGGCCTATGCCCTGCTGTCGTCGGTGTGTCCGGTGGCCAAGGCCAACGCCAATCCGCTGGCGCAGGCCTTCGTCAACTACCTGGTCAGCCCCAAGGTGCAGGAGCAACTGGCCAACGCCTATGGCTACGGCCCGGTCAACAAGCAGGCCAAGGTGGTCGACGATCCGCGCGTGCCGCTGCCGATCGGCAAGCGCGCCGCCGACCTGATCGTGATCGACTGGGACACCGTCAACCAGAACCGGGACGACTGGAACAAGCGCTGGACGCGTGAAATCGAGCGTTGA